In one window of Falco cherrug isolate bFalChe1 chromosome 10, bFalChe1.pri, whole genome shotgun sequence DNA:
- the LOC129736910 gene encoding membrane-spanning 4-domains subfamily A member 12-like isoform X3 translates to MPMGKGCLQETDAHQGRMLTKERCPRGEGCPPGRDAHWGEIPTKEFIISGCLSIGAEKSPTECAVKGSQTMNIISAIFALLGIVAFIVDLNLNGLYRSSFDYYSYLIPLAGNGISIVLLIFTILEFCIAVATANFWCRATRLSSNEAMLIVPSTTRVDLAVPPADLPQPPSYTEVIHDPKEQPS, encoded by the exons ATGCCCATGGGGAAGGGATGCCTACAGGAGACGGATGCTCACCAGGGAAGAATGCTCACCAAAGAGAGATGCCCACGGGGGGAAGGATGCCCACCAGGGAGAGATGCCCACTGGGGAGAGATTCCCACCAAGGAG TTCATCATCTCAGGCTGCCTCTCCATCGGGGCGGAGAAGAGCCCCACAGAGTGTGCG GTAAAGGGCAGCCAGACCATGAACATCATCAGCGCCATCTTCGCTCTGCTGGGCATTGTCGCCTTCATCGTAGACCTCAACCTGAACGGGCTGTACCGCTCCAGCTTCGACTACTACAGCTATCTCATCCCG CTCGCAGGGAACGGGATTTCCATCGTGCTGCTCATCTTCACCATCCTGGAGTTCTGCATCGCTGTGGCCACCGCTAATTTCTGGTGCCGGGCCACCCGTCTCAGCTCCAATGAG gccATGCTGATCGTACCCAGCACCACGCGGGTGGACCTGGCAGTGCCACCGGCTGACCTGCCGCAGCCGCCCAGCTACACTGAGGTGATCCACGATCCCAAAG
- the LOC129736910 gene encoding membrane-spanning 4-domains subfamily A member 12-like isoform X1 → MQGMGSLRLGSRAVMYTAETLPKGKNRVMGTIQIMTGFMYIGFGIVLTTLTSVYTSVFVIGEIPFLGGVSFIISGCLSIGAEKSPTECAVKGSQTMNIISAIFALLGIVAFIVDLNLNGLYRSSFDYYSYLIPLAGNGISIVLLIFTILEFCIAVATANFWCRATRLSSNEAMLIVPSTTRVDLAVPPADLPQPPSYTEVIHDPKEQPS, encoded by the exons ATGCAGGGGATGGGGAGCCTGCGGCTGGGCAGCCGCGCCGTCATGTACACGGCCGAGACCCTGCCCAAGGGCAAGAACCGGGTGATGGGG ACCATCCAGATCATGACCGGCTTCATGTACATCGGCTTCGGGATCGTCCTGACCACGCTCACCAGCGTCTACACCTCCGTCTTCGTCATCGGCGAGATCCCCTTCCTGGGCGGCGTGTCC TTCATCATCTCAGGCTGCCTCTCCATCGGGGCGGAGAAGAGCCCCACAGAGTGTGCG GTAAAGGGCAGCCAGACCATGAACATCATCAGCGCCATCTTCGCTCTGCTGGGCATTGTCGCCTTCATCGTAGACCTCAACCTGAACGGGCTGTACCGCTCCAGCTTCGACTACTACAGCTATCTCATCCCG CTCGCAGGGAACGGGATTTCCATCGTGCTGCTCATCTTCACCATCCTGGAGTTCTGCATCGCTGTGGCCACCGCTAATTTCTGGTGCCGGGCCACCCGTCTCAGCTCCAATGAG gccATGCTGATCGTACCCAGCACCACGCGGGTGGACCTGGCAGTGCCACCGGCTGACCTGCCGCAGCCGCCCAGCTACACTGAGGTGATCCACGATCCCAAAG
- the LOC129736910 gene encoding membrane-spanning 4-domains subfamily A member 12-like isoform X2: MQGMGSLRLGSRAVMYTAETLPKGKNRVMGTIQIMTGFMYIGFGIVLTTLTSVYTSVFVIGEIPFLGGVSFIISGCLSIGAEKSPTECAVKGSQTMNIISAIFALLGIVAFIVDLNLNGLYRSSFDYYSYLIPLAGNGISIVLLIFTILEFCIAVATANFWCRATRLSSNEAMLIVPSTTRVDLAVPPADLPQPPSYTELAAPEV, translated from the exons ATGCAGGGGATGGGGAGCCTGCGGCTGGGCAGCCGCGCCGTCATGTACACGGCCGAGACCCTGCCCAAGGGCAAGAACCGGGTGATGGGG ACCATCCAGATCATGACCGGCTTCATGTACATCGGCTTCGGGATCGTCCTGACCACGCTCACCAGCGTCTACACCTCCGTCTTCGTCATCGGCGAGATCCCCTTCCTGGGCGGCGTGTCC TTCATCATCTCAGGCTGCCTCTCCATCGGGGCGGAGAAGAGCCCCACAGAGTGTGCG GTAAAGGGCAGCCAGACCATGAACATCATCAGCGCCATCTTCGCTCTGCTGGGCATTGTCGCCTTCATCGTAGACCTCAACCTGAACGGGCTGTACCGCTCCAGCTTCGACTACTACAGCTATCTCATCCCG CTCGCAGGGAACGGGATTTCCATCGTGCTGCTCATCTTCACCATCCTGGAGTTCTGCATCGCTGTGGCCACCGCTAATTTCTGGTGCCGGGCCACCCGTCTCAGCTCCAATGAG gccATGCTGATCGTACCCAGCACCACGCGGGTGGACCTGGCAGTGCCACCGGCTGACCTGCCGCAGCCGCCCAGCTACACTGAG
- the LOC129736910 gene encoding membrane-spanning 4-domains subfamily A member 12-like isoform X4, producing the protein MQGMGSLRLGSRAVMYTAETLPKGKNRVMGTIQIMTGFMYIGFGIVLTTLTSVYTSVFVIGEIPFLGGVSFIISGCLSIGAEKSPTECAVKGSQTMNIISAIFALLGIVAFIVDLNLNGLYRSSFDYYSYLIPGTGFPSCCSSSPSWSSASLWPPLISGAGPPVSAPMRPC; encoded by the exons ATGCAGGGGATGGGGAGCCTGCGGCTGGGCAGCCGCGCCGTCATGTACACGGCCGAGACCCTGCCCAAGGGCAAGAACCGGGTGATGGGG ACCATCCAGATCATGACCGGCTTCATGTACATCGGCTTCGGGATCGTCCTGACCACGCTCACCAGCGTCTACACCTCCGTCTTCGTCATCGGCGAGATCCCCTTCCTGGGCGGCGTGTCC TTCATCATCTCAGGCTGCCTCTCCATCGGGGCGGAGAAGAGCCCCACAGAGTGTGCG GTAAAGGGCAGCCAGACCATGAACATCATCAGCGCCATCTTCGCTCTGCTGGGCATTGTCGCCTTCATCGTAGACCTCAACCTGAACGGGCTGTACCGCTCCAGCTTCGACTACTACAGCTATCTCATCCCG GGAACGGGATTTCCATCGTGCTGCTCATCTTCACCATCCTGGAGTTCTGCATCGCTGTGGCCACCGCTAATTTCTGGTGCCGGGCCACCCGTCTCAGCTCCAATGAG gccATGCTGA